From the genome of Desulfovibrio sp. JY:
GGCAGGCCGTTGAAAAGATAGGCCCAGTTCTGGCAGTAGACCACGCAGCGCACCCCGGCCGAAAGCCCCGGGGCCAGGGCGTTGGGCCAGCCCTCGGGCACGAGATACACGTCCCCCGGCCCCATGCCGGCATCGGTCAGGGACACCACCGGGATGTCGGCCGGCAGCGTCAGCGGCGTGGCCCCGGCCTCGCGCAACACCAGCCTGACCTCGCGGCCCATGGCCCAAAGCGCCCCGGCCACATCGAGCAGCACCGCCAACCCGCCGGAAACGGCGCGCAACGGCGGCAAAAAAACGAACGTGCGTTCCACGAGGTTTATCCTTGAATGCCGGCGCATGGTTGCCGGCCCGGTTTCAAAAGGCTAACACCAAAAGCGGCCGCGTTATGCAGCCGTGATGCCGCAAGGAGTCGCCATGCGCAACAACAAGGATGCCATACCCGACCTGGCGCTGACCCCCGAGGAGACCGCCGTGACAACCCTCGGCGAACCCGCCTGCGACAGCCCCAAGCATGTGGGCACGTTCGTGCCCGACGACGCGGCCGTGCTGGTCGGCATCACCCGGGCCTCGGTCTCCTGCGACGGACAGGTTCCCGTCTTCTTCGAGGAAGCCGGGCCGCGACAGAAAATCTTCTTTTCGCCCCACAAGACCAAGGTCGCCATCGTCACCTGCGGCGGCATCTGCCCCGGCATCAACGACGTCATCCGTTCCATCGTCATGGAGGCCCACCACCAGTACGGCGCGGCCGCCACCCTCGGCATCCGCTACGGCCTTCGCGGCTTCATCCCGGCCTGCCGCCACGACGTGCTGGAATTCTCCCCGGACAACGTGCCCGAAATCCACCAGTTCGGCGGCACGGTGCTCGGCTCCTCGCGCGGGCCCCAGCCCGTGGACGAAATCGTCGACGCCATGGAACGCCTCGGCATCGGCTTTTGCATCTTCATCGGCGGCGTCGGCACCATGCGGGCCGCCCTGGCCATACAGACGGAAATCGCCTCCCGAAACCTCGCCATCGGCATCGTGTGCATCCCCAAGACCGTGGACAACGACATCCACTTCGTCTCGCGCACCTTCGGCTTTTTGACCGCCGCCGAACAGGCCACCGAGTCCATCGCCTGCGCCCACGTCGAAGCCCTCGGCGCGCCCTACGGCATCGGGCTGGTCAAGCTCATGGGCCGGCAGTCGGGATTTATCGCCGCCGAGGCCAGCATGGGGCTCAAACACGTCAACATGGTGCTCGTGCCCGAGGAGCCCTTCTCCCTCACCGGCCCGGGCGGCGTGCTCGAGGTGCTGGAAAAACGTCTGCGTTCACGGGGCCATGCGGTCATCGTGGCCGCCGAAGGCGCTGGCCAGCACCTGATCCCCAAAACCGGCCGCTTCGACCCCTCGGGCAACCCGGTGCTCGGCGATTTCTGCGGCCTCTTCGCCCGCGAAATCAAACGCCATTTCAAGGAACAAAAGCTCCCCATCACGCTCAAGTCCATCGACCCGAGCTACATCGTGCGCGCCGTGCCGGCCAATACCGCCGATGCCGTCTACTGCGGCTTCCTCGGCCGTCTGGCCGTCCACGCCGGCATGGCCGGCAAGACCGGCATCATGATCGGATCGGTCAACGACCACTACGTCCACGTCCCGCTGTCGCTCGTCACCCGCGAGCGCAAGCACATCGACATCAACTCCGAGTACTGGCAGGCCGTGCTGGATTCCACAGGCCAGCCGCGCTTCGCCGCCCAGACCGATCAACCCTAAAGGAGCCCTCATGCCGCTGACCCTGCCCGAGGTCCTGGCCGCCATCCGGCCGGTGGACCCGGCCCTTTTCGACGTCGCCAAGGCCCATCTCGACAGTCTGACCAAGCCCCGCGGCAGCCTCGGCCGCCTGGAAGAACTGGCCCAGCGCCTCTTCGCCATGACCGGCGGCAAAGCCCCGACCGTGGACCCGGCCCGCATCTACGTTTGCGCCGGCGACCACGGCGTGGCCGCCGAAGGCGTGAGCCTGTTTCCCCAGGAAGTCACCCGCCAGATGGTGGCCAACTTCCTGGCCGGCGGCGCGGGCATCAACGTCCTGGCCAATACCGCCGGCATCGATATCCGCGTCGTCGACGCCGGCTGCCTGGGCGACCCGTTCCCGCCCCATCCCCTTTTCGCCGGCTCCCGCGTCGCCTCCGGCACCGCCAACCTGGCCACCGGCCCGGCCATGACCATCGAAACCTGCACCAAGGCCTTGCTCCTCGGCGCATCCCTGGCCGCCCAGGCCGCCGCCGAAGGCGTCAAATGTCTGGGCACCGGCGACATGGGCATCGCCAATACCACCCCGTCCACAGCCCTTTTCTGTGCCTACCTGTTCCTCGACCCGGAAACCGTCACCGGCCCAGGCACGGGGCTCGACGCTTCCGGCGTGCGCCGCAAGGCCGAAGTCGTGGCCAAGGCCCTCGAACTGCACAAAGAGGTCATCGACTCCGGCGACCCCGTGGCCATCCTGGCGGCCCTCGGCGGCCTGGAAATCGCCTGCCTGGCCGGACTCGTCCTCGGCGCGGCCGCCAACAAACTCCCCATCGCCGTGGACGGCTTCATCTCCACCGCCGCCTACGTCGCCGCCCGGGCCATCGCGCCCTACGTGGCCGACTACGCCGTCGTCAGCCACGCCTCGGCCGAACCCGGCTACGCCCCCATCATGAACGCCCTGGACCACAAACCGCTCCTCGATCTCGGCCTGCGCCTCGGCGAAGGCACCGGCGCGGCCCTGGCCATCTTCCTCATGCGCGCCAGCGCCAACGTCTACAACAACATGGCCACCTTCGCCGCCGCCGGCGTCAGCGAAGGCTAGCCGGGGCGCTGCCCCGGACCCCGCCGGGAGGCCACGGGCCCCCCGGTCCCCCCTTCTCGGCTCTGGTCGGGCGGGGGAGGGATGGCGTGTCGGGAAACGGTTGGGTGAAGATGGAGGCGGAATTTTCCGGGACGGTGCCGCCGCTTGCGCGGCAGGCTCGTCCCGAACAAATTCCGCCTCCACCACGCCGGTCGCCCCTGCGGGGCGACATTCAGAAAGAATGGATTCTTAAAATGCGGCGCTTCGCCGCTGGCGCGGTTGTTGCCGCAATCGTGTCCGGCGTCGAGGAGCGAAGCGCCTCGTGCCGCCGGGCCGATTGCGGCAACAAACATACGGCGTCCCGCCGCCCAACAACACCACCCACCTGCCCCCAATCCCACCCCGCCAACCCAACCCGGTAAAAGGGGGTCCGGGGGACATCAAGTCCCCCGGCGGGGTCCAGGGGCGGAGCCCCTGCTGTCCCTGCTGTCCCTGCTGCTGCCCTCCAGGACAGCGCCCCGCTTCTCCTTCTCCCCTCGCGGCATCTCCTGCTCCAGCTCCTTTTCCCCGCCGGGACGCACGATAATGTAGGCCTGCACGGCCAAGCCGATGGGGAGATGCGGCGTGCCGTCGAGATCGATGACGACGTCGAGGGAGCGGGCGTCTTGGGGACCGCGCAGGCTGGGGGCAAGATGGGAGACGACGCCGGTGAAGCGGTGTTTGGCAAAGGCTTCGGGGATGAGGACGGCGCGCTGGCCCACGGCCAGACGGGCGATGTCGCGTTCGGGCACGGCGACGCGCACGCGAAGCCGGCTTGTGTCGCCGACGGTCAGGACCGGGGTGTCGCGAGAGGGGGAGACGACCTCGCCGGGCCGGCGGAAGGTGCGCAGCACGAGGCCGTGTATGGGCGAACGCAGCACGGCTTTTTCGGCCTGGGCCTGGGCGGCCACCAATGCGGCCCTGGCGGCGTCGACAGCGGCTTTGGCGTCCTGGCGCTCTTTCTTGCCGGCGGATGACGGCAGGTCGTCGAGCCGGGCCTCGCTTGCGGCCAGGGCCTGTCCGGCCGCCGCGACCCGGGCTTGATATTCCTCCCCGGCCAGTCGGGCCAGGATTTGCCCCTGTTGCACGGTGTCGCCCTCGGCCACGTCAACCGCGCCGATAATGCCTTCCCTGGCAAAGCCCAGACGAATTTCCCCGGACCAGGGTTCCACTTCGCCGGGCGAGGCGATCCAGGCCGCCGGAGAACCGGGGGCGGGTCGGGCCGGCGAAGGGGCTGGCGGCATGGCCGGAGCCACGACGGAGGGGGGCGGCGGGCTGACGCTCCGGGGGATATGGCCGCCGGTATAGAGCCACCAGACTCCGGTGAATATCATGGCGGCGGCGGCAAGCAGCAGGAGCAGGCGTTGCAGCATGGGGGAGCGCCTCCATCGGCGACGATGCGCGGATGTGGCCGGGCATGGAAGTTCTTTCCCGGCTTTTTGGGGGCTACCCCATCATGCCGGCTCCGTAA
Proteins encoded in this window:
- a CDS encoding ATP-dependent 6-phosphofructokinase — protein: MRNNKDAIPDLALTPEETAVTTLGEPACDSPKHVGTFVPDDAAVLVGITRASVSCDGQVPVFFEEAGPRQKIFFSPHKTKVAIVTCGGICPGINDVIRSIVMEAHHQYGAAATLGIRYGLRGFIPACRHDVLEFSPDNVPEIHQFGGTVLGSSRGPQPVDEIVDAMERLGIGFCIFIGGVGTMRAALAIQTEIASRNLAIGIVCIPKTVDNDIHFVSRTFGFLTAAEQATESIACAHVEALGAPYGIGLVKLMGRQSGFIAAEASMGLKHVNMVLVPEEPFSLTGPGGVLEVLEKRLRSRGHAVIVAAEGAGQHLIPKTGRFDPSGNPVLGDFCGLFAREIKRHFKEQKLPITLKSIDPSYIVRAVPANTADAVYCGFLGRLAVHAGMAGKTGIMIGSVNDHYVHVPLSLVTRERKHIDINSEYWQAVLDSTGQPRFAAQTDQP
- the cobT gene encoding nicotinate-nucleotide--dimethylbenzimidazole phosphoribosyltransferase, with protein sequence MPLTLPEVLAAIRPVDPALFDVAKAHLDSLTKPRGSLGRLEELAQRLFAMTGGKAPTVDPARIYVCAGDHGVAAEGVSLFPQEVTRQMVANFLAGGAGINVLANTAGIDIRVVDAGCLGDPFPPHPLFAGSRVASGTANLATGPAMTIETCTKALLLGASLAAQAAAEGVKCLGTGDMGIANTTPSTALFCAYLFLDPETVTGPGTGLDASGVRRKAEVVAKALELHKEVIDSGDPVAILAALGGLEIACLAGLVLGAAANKLPIAVDGFISTAAYVAARAIAPYVADYAVVSHASAEPGYAPIMNALDHKPLLDLGLRLGEGTGAALAIFLMRASANVYNNMATFAAAGVSEG
- a CDS encoding efflux RND transporter periplasmic adaptor subunit; translation: MLQRLLLLLAAAAMIFTGVWWLYTGGHIPRSVSPPPPSVVAPAMPPAPSPARPAPGSPAAWIASPGEVEPWSGEIRLGFAREGIIGAVDVAEGDTVQQGQILARLAGEEYQARVAAAGQALAASEARLDDLPSSAGKKERQDAKAAVDAARAALVAAQAQAEKAVLRSPIHGLVLRTFRRPGEVVSPSRDTPVLTVGDTSRLRVRVAVPERDIARLAVGQRAVLIPEAFAKHRFTGVVSHLAPSLRGPQDARSLDVVIDLDGTPHLPIGLAVQAYIIVRPGGEKELEQEMPRGEKEKRGAVLEGSSRDSRDSRGSAPGPRRGT